A region of the Ranitomeya imitator isolate aRanImi1 chromosome 5, aRanImi1.pri, whole genome shotgun sequence genome:
agggttagggttaggatcccttagggttagggttaggggtagggttaggggtagggttaggatcccttagggttagggttaggggtagggttagggttaggatcccttagggttagggttaggggtatggttagggttagggttaggatccctttatcacctttatgttggggggtggcatatcagtgtgttttctgtttttttaatataaaaacgcatgcgtttttaacgcaaaaaaacgcatgcacaaaaaaacgcatgcgttcccattgactccaatgtattttttgaccccaaaaaaagcatgaaaacgcatgcgtttttttgggtccaaaaaacgcctctcaaaaatactacaagttgcatttctgaaaatgaatgcatgcagtaaaaaaacgcatgtgttgcaaaatacgaccaaacgcgtacaaacaaaaacgcatgcgttttcaatgttaaatatagggaaaaaaacgcatgcgtttttttgaaaaaaaaacgctgcagacaaaaacgcaagtgtgaaaccaccctaacaagtttacaatgtgagagatggatCCAGGAGGCGCACTGCAGCTCTGACCAAAGTAGAAGTAGTCAGGATCACTTGGTAGTGACCCTCAAATCTCGATTCCAGGGacgtctttctgatgaacttctttatcAGCAcatagtcaccaggttggaaagtATGGGTACCTTCAGTGgaatctggaatggatgataaaacttgtacatgtgttactgacagttctttagtatgggcaattacataatttacaagagtgtcacttcctaaggctagctgttgtcgaaaatattgacccaaccttggaagccccccaaaaaagaatctcgtatggtgtgagtttagtgggaccccttggagtgtttctgactgagtacaagacaatgggcaaaatgtctgtccaagtctgacctcctgactggctttctgtattttatttttcaaggtgccattcagtctttctacttttcCACTGCTCTgggggtgatatggagtatgtaaacccaaatcagctcctaccaatgtccatagttccttagtcagtgctgcaagGAATGCGggtccttggtcactctcaattacctctgggaccccatatctgcatactacttcagtcatcagtctcttatcagtcactctggcagtcatgtttgttactggataggctttgggccatcctgagaacatgtcagtcactaccagtacatactcgtacttccctacttttggcattcgAATGTGACCAATCTGAATTCTCTGAAAGGGATTGAGTGGTTTAGCCAAATGTTTCTGAGTAAGTTTCTGAGGTGGTGCTgaattgcatgttgcacacacaaggcaggacttgCAATATTTTTGGGTAACAGTAGAGATCCCAGGTGTcatataagtcttccaaatcaggtcattcATCTGATTCTTACCTCTGTGAGTGATACtgtgtgcccattctgtcaccgtagggtacagattacggggtagacagacctttttgttcatcctccagactccatcttcatcctgtttagctcctccttcttgccatgactTCTTTTCATTATCTGGTGACTTATCTTGATGTAGATGGACAAACCTCATAAGAGAGCTTTTAGGCCCTTCTTCAGAGTTTTGTGACATGCACactgctgctttctctttcccaattGGATCCACAGTAAGTTTTTGCTGTtgtgtcagcaaagaagttccacCTTGCTTTTGGAGAATCCAATCTCTCGTGAaatttgatcttgatcactgcaacatCCGAAGGTAGATCTAGAATGGCCataagttcttgtatggtagcagcatgttttacaggagttccaatGGACgataggtatcctctggctgcccagatactgccaaAATCATGAGcaactccgaaagcatatcttgaatcagTGTAGATGTTGACTACCTTCTCCATCGCTTCTTCTTCATTTTTCTTGGAGGCtgcttcttcctgcatttgttcgAGACAATCATTATCCTCTGAGTGGGTAAAGGCATCTTCACAGAGAGCATCagtatcatcatccacatccccccggaaagaggaagcagcattgatgggttgaggatggtgcagaggacaagagtgacattatccagAACCAAGAGGGAACATtggagtctcatatgacgctgcagcAACAGATGTTTAGGTTTCAGGAATAGCTTTTATGTCTCATGTGGAGCCATTAATAGTAGGGTTGagggaaacgggtcggccagattcagaagtcgccgacttttggcaaagttgggtttcatgaaacccgacccgacccctgtgtggggtcggccatgaagtcggcgatcttctgatctggaatcggaattccgataccgagttccgatatgtttaagatatcgggaatcggtatcggaattcatatttaagtgtaaaataaagaataaaaataaaaaaatattgatatactcaccctcagacgcgccctggttctcaccggcagccatccttcctaagaattagcgcctgaagggccttcgatgacgtcgcggcttgtgattggttgcgtgagcggtcacatgggcggtcacgcgaccaatcacaggccgcgacgtcatctaatgtcctgcaggcgctaattcttatgaaggaggcgtccgagggcgcgtccgagggtgagtatgttcCTAATAcgtacatactcaccctcggatgcgccctggttctaaccagctgccttcctttctaagaatcagcgcctgaaggaccttagatgacgtcgcagcttgtgattggttgcgtgacacccatgtgacctctcacgcgaccaatcacaagccgcgacgtcatcgaaggaccttcaggcgctcattcttaggaaggaaggctgccggtgagaaccagggcgcgtccgagggtaagtatatcaatattttttattatgattctttattttacacttaaatatggatcccagggcctgaaggagagtttcctctccttcagaccctgggaaccattagaaacccaatgaactgcattgggtttcgtgtttcagccgaccccgaccctgacttttctataggatcggccgatttcactcgacccgacttttgaaaaagtcgggtttcgtgaaacccgacccgatcctataaaaagaaaagtcgctcaaccctaattaataGAATGGGATGTCCTaggatgatatcagaatttgggattccatgagctggtgcagactgtatgtcCTGTTTAAGAGTGTAGAAAGCTTCCAAGGATTTGGGATATAGTGGAAATGCTGACACTTTGAGGTCATTGTACAATGGTTGCATCAGCTTGGAGGCATCTGTAATCCATTGGCGACAATATGTGATAGATCAGCCAACTCATGCGAGGATCATGTCTTAAGttgttggcagaactcaacaccagagtcccatgtgttgtcactggcaagtgaggcatcattgaactcgatttccataacaggccaatatgcattgCCTGCTTTTAGATTTGCCAGGGAAATGAGATCTTGCCACATGGCTGGGTAAttcctttggatttgaagcatgcttctgtagaaaggcatcggctgtttttctggatctagAAGTTGCTTCAACAGAtcagcagcttgctggggtgtaaacttgacatagagggtgggctcctcagacatgatcATTGGCACTATTAGTGGTGGCACCTGAGGCAGGAGTTCAGATGTAATCATTTgtgtatgaggagcaggaggaggtacaGTCTTGGAATGAGGGGCTCTATTTGGTCAGCTTCAATATCATGGGGTGGAGTCCAGGTGACGcaggcagtcttaaaagctttaACAGTCCTGTCTTCATTACTAATTAACCTGATTTCAGAGAGACAGCAAATGCTTGGGGGGATACACTTGTTCATTAGAATTTCAATGACTTCACTTGCACATGAATGAACAGGGAAACTGAAAATGCCAACGCCAATGGCgagaattgtcaaggtctcaatctgCTCACTAATATTCTCaaactctaaaatgcgagttattgctgcacgaAGTTGTTGAACACTAACGTCTGGATTAATATGgacaaaagtaggggtcacagcgtgtatgattATTCTACATGGAAGATTCCCAGATATAGTCaccgctatgtccccaacagctatctgaccatgtgactcaacaatgattcgactgtcagcttgaatagtcacCCCTCCTGCTTCCACTATAGCTACACCTCCATTGTCCTCTAACTGAGGATTGGCAGCATTAACAATAGCAACCATTTCCATtgttgttatgtcaccctttcccaccactaacaagggtccctcaggaagctatttttcaaaaataggttgccaacattccctccgATTTGTGCTTCCTGTGATGTTGgtatccccctcccagattgagccccccttgatacagttgccaccatCCCATACAGGTGTGCGCTTGGCTGCTAGAGAACCTGTGAGGTACCcggtatagggttaggtagactgcgtAAGAGTGTGGTTGTAGCGGAAGAGTTGGGAGGAGAAGTCGTTGCTTGGAGCATCTcatgtgggtgtgcggctaaattggcagttGAAGTAACAATAGAAAGGGACGGTGCCGTGGATAATCTAGGTGGGAGGATTGCTGGATTCACGACAGGAGTGATAGGGGAAAGGGTCGGTGCCCCATTGGACACCACTGAGATGGTAAAGCCTGTTCACTTCCTGAAGGaatatagtattggccgttagtggtcattactgggtaacaaggatttggtgatatgatgtgtagccttagtctaagatgttcaccaccaggagcagcacatttgccatcgaCAAAATGGCCGCcgacagaattacatttgccatccacaaaatggctgctgccagaattaacacatttaccatccacaaaaaggCTGCCATGAGAATTAGCACGATTACCATCCACAAAAAGGGTGCCACCAGAattagcacatttgccatccacaaaatggctgccatcaggattaacacatttgccatcaacaaaatggctgctgccagaattaacacatttgccatccacaaaatggctgccgccagaattaacacatttgccatccacaaaatggctgccgccagaattacatttgtcatccacaaaatggctgctgtcagAATTAGCACATTTCCCATCCACAAAATGGTTGCTGTCAGAattagcacatttgccatccacaaaatggctgccatcagaattagcacatttgccatccacaaaatggctgccatcagaattagaacatttgccatccacaaaatatctgccatcagaataagcacatggcccatccacaaaatggctgccaccagAGGTAGCACATGGCTCTGGGTCACCATTATATGGTGGTGGCCACTCACAGGACACATTTTTGTAATATACACAACTCAAAACTCTatcctttttattcctttcctctgctaaccaattttctctatacagactttcagagattCTTTCCCCTGCCCTAGCAGCAGgcaacaatccattatcttctaggataccttttttTTCCTTTCAAGGCAAttttccactccaggggctgtaacctctcCTCTTCTGGCGTTCCACACAACTTCATAGCTATTTACAAACAATAAGATGGtggagatgactcaaacctgagattctaaagagaactgagtctgcagcacACACTTCCTATTCCTTCTTgccacgtggtccctgtctgacttccatGTTCCGTAGTTTACAAAAAATTTCCTACTTAATTAATCAAATTACACCTCATATCAATTAATTTACCAGGCCCCGTGCTGAGTCAATTCACTCTAAGTCACGTGGCAAAACTCAATTTATTGACATAAATGTTCATTTATATGTACCCCAAAATCATTTCTAAAGAATCTGCAACCACAAACTGATACTAAACAAATGCAGTGTATAGGCATGAAAAAAAGCTAATGAAATGCCGTGAGGCAAAGAATAAAACAAAATCTTGTGATTATTAAAGTGAtttttgaattattattattattattattttgctcaCTTGTACAACACTTTACAGGCATTActgtcactgtccccattgggactcacaacctAAATTCTCTATCCGTATgtgcagggccagttttagacaaagtgaagccttgggcaaaagtttaaagtggggccccaaatgctaatatattgcaccatcacacagaaatattttcgttgtatttacatgcactgagttcaggccaTTAAAGGAGCATAATTAATAATATTGAAGTCATTCTATGCTTGTTTCCTAGCCTCTTTACatgggctgaggaagaatgatgggcacagaacaatcaatagtagatcaatctgtccccatatagtCTCATGTCATCAGCAGCATCTGCAGTTTACaccaggcgatgtgctgctgagagcaaTGATTTCTGTTTCGGCATgtacaatccaatcactcaataaataggcagcattttgctcatttagtataatgcaccccatagtcttccacaaagcataatgcacaccatagtcctccatatagtataatgcacaccatatagacctccatatagtataatacactccctatagtcctccatatagtgttatacacaccccatagtcctccttatagtattttgcactcctcatattcctccatatagtataatgcacttcccatagtccttcatatagtataatgcattccccatagtcctccatacagtataaggcagcctcaatatagtataatgcactcccaatagtcctcaatagagtataatgcagcccccgtatAGTACACAGAGTATAATAAAAGCCCCATATAGTAcacatagtaaaatgcactccccatagtccttaatGAAGTATGACTCAGCAACCGTAGagtacaaggcagcccccataaagtataacgcagtccccaaagagtataatgcagtccccataaagTGTAATTCAGGCCCATAGAATATGATGCATCCCATAGAGAATAAAgcagctccatatagtataatgcagcccgatATAGAATAGTGCAGCCTCAAAAAGTATAATGCACGCCTCATATTACTCCAGTATTATGGCCCTCacatactcactgatttaaaaataaatacataccTCTCTCCATTCCCCCCCAGCAGCTTGAGTGCTTGGCACAGCGTGTCGCGATGTAGAGAAATCATTGTGCATGCTATCTCAGAAGCAGAGGGGGAATGGTGGGGGAGGGAGCATCacctgacactctctcctccatcattcatTTCAACTGTATCAGCGTCTATGATGCTAATTCAGTTGAAGCACAACGTGAGGGGGGAGGAGCTGACGCTACCACTgggccccctgactcacgggcACCAGGCCCATGGGGAGTGTAGGCTCTAGGCCGCCCTGAGTATGGGaataacatgcaaactccttgcagataattTTTTTAGAAGCAATGACACTGTATGGACTGACAATATAATGTCATACATCAGAGATAAACGTCAGGATACCTCCAACAGACACTGCAAATATACAGCCTTACATAAGTGTATTTATTTGGAATTTTAATATAACATGAGATTATCCACTGTTATCAGAACTGAAATAACAAAAACTGGATTTTTCTTTATAAAAAGTGGTAAAgaatctttttttttacattaacatcAGATTACAATTTTTTATTCCATTGTTACTGAAAATAAAAGCTAATGCTCCCATTTTTCTACTAAGATAATTATAAAGGTCCAATGTAGTCAAAGCCAAAAGTCAGATTGTAATTATACATGACTGCATGAATAATATTTAATAGTGCCATAAAATGCATATTTTTACCAAAGCAACTTATTTTGGAATATTTATCTCCTTCTACCTTATTGAAGCTTTTTTTCTGCCTTGTACTGATAACCTACATATACAAACATCTATGAACCTTCATGAGTCTTTAAAGAAAAAATTGAATTAGAATTTTTGGCCAGTATTATATTTAAATACTATGAATTTGTAATTGCCCAACATCAAACAAAGCAATTTTATGCTTACTAAAAAACGATTTGCTGCTGCTGCTTTCTAACCTGTCCTTATTCAAGTAAACTGTGCAAGGTCAATTCATTTCTTCACAAAACAGCATGTTACCAAGAGAAAAAATAATCAGATTAACAATGTGTTCGAAAATGTGAGCTATCAGCAGGAAATAGCTGCAATGCAGTAACACAGTGTGAGATCAACAGAGAAGGATTGAAATCTCACTGAGCAGGGAGATGGTACACCAAGGTGCCCCACTAACTCACTTATAATGAATGAGAGCATCTGTAAATATTGGGAATAGTTGATGTAATCTTTTCAAACTCTCACCAGTGTGATATATTTGCAAAAGCATGGACTCTATACACATGCAGCGGCAAAAAGAAGGTAAATAGTccttaaaataaaataatatcCCATGTTTGATTTCAGAAAGCACAGTCAAAACAAAAACGAACAAGAACTAACAAAGCAGAGATACATAGGGTCCTTTCCGTTATATaacattatgtaaaaaaaaaatagttgccgCTAAAAATTTGCAAATCTTTTTAAATTATCTGACTTTGCTAAATGttccccaaaaatttgatttgccCCCAATTAATTTGGGTGAATCCCAATAATGGAATATTGCTCATAAAAAACATGTGGGGAGAGATTgttgctgaccataagaggttacatttTCCAGGTGAGTATGAAATGACCCACTAAGgaaggggagtgttgtgaattctgtggcagagctccctcctgtggtcacgagtggtactgcggtttctgagtttccttcctcaggtgatgtggtgaagtcgttaggtgctgctctatttaactccacctagtgctttgctcctggcctccagtcaatgttctagtattggtcttgcttcctcctggatcgttcctgtggccgtctgctctgcataagctaagtttgcttgtgttatttttgttttgctattttttctgtccagcttgcttaattggtttttcttgcttgctggaagctctgggacgcagagggagcacctccgtaccgttagtcggtgcggagggtctttttgcccctctgcgtggttgtttgtagggttttgtgttgaccgcaaggttatctttcctatcttcggtctgttcggtaggttgggcctcactttgctaaatctatttcatctctgcgtttgtattttcatctctactcacagtcattatatgtggggggctgccttttcctttggggtatttctctgaggcaaggtaggcttgtttttctgtcttaggcctagctagtttctcaggctgtgccgagttgcatagggagcgttaggcgcaatccacggctgcctctagtgtggttggataggattagggattgcggtcagcagagttcccacgtctcagagctcgtcctatgtcttttggttattgtcaggtcactttgtgtgctctgaacttcaaggtccattgtggttctgaattacctaatcataacagtactggaggcccaaagtactaatgcttctcaatagagggaaaaaagaagttctgagaccatttttttttctttgcactgtgttttgccttttttttcccctagacatttgggtggttcaggacacaggtgtagtgatggacattaaaggtctgtcttcatgtgtggatcatctcactgcaagagtacaaaatattcaagactttgtggttcagaattctatgttagaaccaagaattcctattcctgatttgttttctggagatagagcaaaatttctgagtttcaaaaataattgtaaactgtttctggctttgaaacctcgctcctctggtgacccagttcaacaagttaggatcattatttctttattgcgtggcgaccctcaagactgggcattttcccttgcgccaggagatcctgcattatgtaatattgatgcgtttttcctggcgctcggattgctgtacgatgaacctaattcggtggatcaggcagagaaaaatttgctggctttgtgtcagggtcaggatgagatagagatttattgtcagaagtttagaaagtggtccgt
Encoded here:
- the LOC138637686 gene encoding protein mono-ADP-ribosyltransferase PARP9-like, with the translated sequence MEMVAIVNAANPQLEDNGGVAIVEAGGVTIQADSRIIVESHGQIAVGDIAVTISGNLPCRIIIHAVTPTFVHINPDVSVQQLRAAITRILEFENISEQIETLTILAIGVGIFSFPVHSCASEVIEILMNKCIPPSICCLSEIRLISNEDRTVKAFKTACVTWTPPHDIEADQIEPLIPRLYLLLLLIHK